One Oryzias melastigma strain HK-1 unplaced genomic scaffold, ASM292280v2 sc08560, whole genome shotgun sequence DNA window includes the following coding sequences:
- the LOC112138690 gene encoding myosin heavy chain, fast skeletal muscle-like, with product MTNLRSTHPHFVRCLIPNESKTPGLMENFLVIHQLRCNGVLEGIRICRKGFPSRILYGDFKQRYKVLNASVIPEGQFIDNKKASEKLLGSIDVNHDEYRFGHTKVSVDTFCLFVFTNVTVHSFS from the exons ATGACCAACTTGAGAAGCACCCATCCTCACTTTGTGCGTTGCCTGATTCCCAATGAGTCAAAGACTCCAG GTTTGATGGAGAACTTCCTGGTCATCCACCAGCTCAGGTGTAACGGTGTGCTGGAGGGTATCAGAATTTGCAGGAAAGGTTTCCCCAGCAGAATCCTCTACGGTGACTTCAAACAGAG atacAAGGTGCTGAATGCCAGTGTCATCCCTGAGGGACAGTTCATTGACAACAAGAAGGCCTCAGAGAAGCTGCTTGGATCAATCGATGTCAACCATGATGAGTACAGATTTGGACACACCAAGGTTAGTGTTgatactttttgtttgtttgtttttactaatgttactgttcattcattttcctga